A single Chaetodon trifascialis isolate fChaTrf1 chromosome 18, fChaTrf1.hap1, whole genome shotgun sequence DNA region contains:
- the urad gene encoding 2-oxo-4-hydroxy-4-carboxy-5-ureidoimidazoline decarboxylase: MKMDIASINALPYEDFVNIFGNVVEKCPIVTAAVWSRRPFGNLAALEAAINDFIDALPESGKEGILRCHPDLAGRDLQSGTLTQESREEQAGAGMDALNSAEASRMARLNEEYKERFGFPFVICARMNDKSNILRQLSERCRNEREAERARGIAEVKKICRLRLQGLVLTDAPNKL; this comes from the exons ATGAAAATGGACATCGCCTCAATAAATGCTCTTCCTTACGAGGATTTTGTGAATATTTTCGGTAATGTGGTGGAGAAGTGCCCCATtgtaacagctgctgtgtggtcgAGGCGTCCCTTTGGAAATTTGGCTGCTTTGGAGGCTGCAATCAATGATTTCATCGATGCTCTCCCGGAATCAG GTAAAGAAGGCATCCTCAGGTGTCACCCGGACCTCGCGGGCAGGGACCTCCAGAGCGGCACTTTGACCCAGGAGTCGCGCGAGGAGCAGGCGGGCGCCGGGATGGATGCGCTGAACTCCGCGGAAGCGTCGCGCATGGCCCGGCTCAATGAGGAGTACAAGGAGCGCTTCGGGTTCCCGTTTGTGATCTGCGCCCGCATGAACGACAAGTCGAACATACTGCGGCAGCTGTCCGAGCGCTGCCGGAACGAGCGCGAGGCAGAGAGGGCGCGCGGCATCGCGGAGGTGAAGAAGATCTGCCGCCTGCGTCTCCAGGGTCTCGTGCTCACTGACGCTCCCAACAAATTATGA
- the pdx1 gene encoding pancreas/duodenum homeobox protein 1 gives MCGSSEAMNREDHYYPSQVFKDSCAYQRSQGEDYSHSPPPCLYMSRQVHSVYTPPTMGALEQASLPDTVPSYPLPMREDPGVPQLHHPQGLQQQPLPPASGYGDTGEQNRYHLPFPWMKTTKSHSHTWKGQWAGPYVVAETEENKRTRTAYTRAQLLELEKEFLFNRYISRPRRVELALTLSLTERHIKIWFQNRRMKWKKEEDRRRARAADPDQDSSITSGDQGEAAGGVSSTNGPHTASPPVSPLHAHSLSAPGSQEPA, from the exons ATGTGCGGCTCCTCGGAAGCTATGAATCGGGAAGATCATTATTACCCTTCTCAGGTTTTTAAGGACTCCTGTGCCTACCAGAGATCACAGGGGGAGGACTACAGCCACAGCCCGCCGCCCTGCCTCTACATGAGCAGGCAGGTTCACTCAGTCTACACGCCGCCGACCATGGGAGCCTTGGAGCAGGCCAGCCTTCCTGACACTGTCCCCTCTTACCCTCTGCCCATGCGGGAGGATCCAGGTGTGCCTCAGCTCCACCATCCTCAggggctccagcagcagcctctccCCCCCGCTTCAGGCTACGGAGACACGGGGGAACAGAACAGATATCACCTCCCTTTCCCTTGGATGAAAACCACAAAATCTCACTCTCACACCTGGAAGGGACAGTGGGCAG GACCATACGTGGTGGCGGAGACTGAGGAAAACAAACGCACGAGGACTGCCTACACGCGCgcccagctgctggagctggagaaggagttcCTGTTCAACCGCTACATCTCGAGGCCGCGCCGCGTGGAGCTGGCGCTGACCCTGAGCCTCACCGAGCGCCACATCAAGATCTGGTTCCAGAACCGGCGCATGAAgtggaagaaggaggaggaccgGAGGAGGGCGAGGGCGGCCGACCCGGACCAGGACTCCTCTATCACCTCTGGAGACCAGGGGGAGGCAGCCGGAGGGGTCTCCTCTACGAACGGACCTCACACCGCATCACCCCCCGTTTCTCCGCTGCACGCGCACTCCCTCTCCGCTCCTGGGTCCCAAGAGCCCGCATAG